The following coding sequences lie in one Bacteroidales bacterium genomic window:
- a CDS encoding response regulator, producing MDKKDEEFLKRLQATFRIEAEEHIRGLTSDLIELEKTPKTEKTSKLIEVIFREAHSLKGAARSVGMKEVESTCQVLESIFGKIKNEQTFLTAEQFDLIYKAIDSISKMVSNGGAKIPKNNQELIKQLQSITEVDQPKKIDEEQTTTIKNTFEEITKSALSPNGVSKLLVEEKPVQAETVRISTEKLDPLFLQAEQMIQYKIAATQRTFEMRAINDLIGSWKTELRKLNAPGSNENLLQLKLINDWSTEKLNELETNITAITHALENDQRSLGRLIDDHLEAMKSVLMLPVFTIIEGFPKFIRDLARSQGKETELIVQGKEIEVDKRILEELKDPLIHLIRNCIDHGVKKPLERERLNKPPQAKITLNFNVTESRHLEITIFDDGIGIELDNVRRAAIKAGVLDKDSLENLNPQETLMLIFQSGVSTSQIITDISGRGLGLAIVLEKVEKLGGSVSVESQPNIGTTFHLLLPLTLATFRGILVRIGEQLVAIPTINVEHVVRITQEEIKTVENRETIMIDGRIIKTVNLGNVLGLTNGNGSTSSKKNNSEDNHHFIQLLILLHADKRIAFTVDEIIEECQILVKDLGKQLYRVRNISGATVLGSGKVVPVINVSDLMKSAIRTGMSIKESKEKDIEATRRYKILVIDDSITSRSLIKNIVESAGYLVETAVDGVDALTKVLIGEFDLIVSDIDMPRMNGFELTTKIRKNKKLSELPIVLVTALESREDREHGIDVGANAYIVKSSFDQSNLLEVIKKLL from the coding sequence ATGGATAAGAAAGATGAGGAGTTTTTAAAACGACTTCAGGCAACTTTTCGCATTGAAGCGGAGGAGCATATTCGTGGGCTTACGTCAGATCTAATTGAATTAGAGAAAACACCTAAAACTGAAAAGACCTCTAAATTAATAGAGGTTATTTTCCGCGAAGCACATAGCTTAAAGGGAGCTGCACGTTCAGTTGGTATGAAAGAGGTTGAATCTACCTGTCAGGTATTGGAGAGCATATTCGGGAAAATAAAAAATGAACAAACTTTCTTGACTGCAGAACAATTCGACCTTATTTATAAAGCTATTGATAGCATTTCGAAAATGGTATCTAATGGTGGAGCAAAAATTCCCAAGAACAACCAAGAATTAATAAAACAGCTACAATCTATCACAGAAGTAGATCAACCTAAGAAAATAGATGAAGAGCAAACAACAACTATCAAGAATACTTTTGAAGAAATCACAAAATCTGCTTTATCTCCAAACGGAGTATCTAAACTATTAGTAGAAGAAAAACCCGTGCAAGCAGAAACTGTAAGAATATCAACTGAAAAGTTAGATCCGCTTTTTTTGCAGGCTGAACAGATGATTCAATATAAAATTGCTGCAACACAAAGAACCTTCGAAATGAGGGCTATTAACGATTTAATCGGATCTTGGAAAACGGAATTAAGAAAATTGAATGCCCCCGGTTCCAATGAAAACCTACTTCAATTAAAACTAATAAATGATTGGAGTACTGAAAAATTAAATGAACTTGAAACCAATATAACTGCTATTACTCATGCTCTAGAAAACGATCAGCGTTCACTCGGACGATTGATTGACGACCATCTGGAAGCAATGAAAAGCGTATTGATGCTTCCTGTGTTTACAATAATAGAAGGATTTCCCAAATTTATTCGAGATCTCGCACGTAGCCAAGGTAAAGAAACAGAGCTAATTGTGCAGGGAAAAGAGATTGAAGTTGACAAGCGAATTCTTGAAGAATTAAAAGACCCTTTAATTCATCTGATACGAAACTGCATTGACCATGGAGTTAAAAAACCTTTGGAGCGAGAACGCTTAAACAAACCACCGCAAGCAAAAATAACACTAAACTTTAATGTAACAGAAAGTCGCCATCTAGAGATTACCATTTTCGATGATGGTATAGGTATTGAACTCGATAACGTTCGCAGAGCAGCTATCAAGGCAGGCGTTCTAGACAAAGATTCTCTGGAAAATCTAAACCCTCAGGAAACTTTGATGTTAATATTTCAGTCGGGCGTGTCAACAAGCCAAATAATTACAGATATATCAGGACGTGGATTAGGTTTAGCGATAGTTCTCGAGAAGGTGGAAAAACTTGGTGGATCAGTCTCGGTTGAGAGCCAACCGAATATTGGTACAACATTTCATCTTTTACTTCCATTGACATTAGCAACATTCAGAGGCATTCTTGTGCGCATCGGAGAGCAGTTGGTTGCTATACCCACTATTAATGTTGAGCACGTAGTAAGAATAACTCAGGAAGAAATCAAAACAGTAGAAAATAGGGAAACGATAATGATTGATGGGAGAATCATTAAAACAGTTAATCTCGGGAATGTATTAGGGTTAACAAACGGAAATGGTAGTACATCAAGTAAAAAGAATAACTCCGAGGATAATCATCATTTTATTCAATTATTGATTCTTTTACATGCGGATAAACGAATTGCTTTTACTGTTGATGAGATTATAGAGGAGTGCCAGATTCTTGTTAAAGACTTGGGCAAGCAATTATATCGAGTCCGTAATATAAGCGGAGCTACGGTTCTTGGTTCGGGTAAAGTTGTACCTGTAATCAATGTTTCAGATTTAATGAAATCGGCAATTCGAACAGGCATGTCCATAAAAGAATCGAAAGAAAAGGATATTGAGGCTACAAGGAGATACAAAATTTTAGTGATAGATGATTCGATTACATCGCGAAGCTTAATAAAGAATATTGTAGAATCAGCAGGTTATCTGGTTGAGACTGCTGTTGACGGTGTAGATGCATTAACGAAAGTGTTAATTGGAGAATTCGATTTGATTGTATCTGACATTGATATGCCGAGGATGAACGGTTTTGAACTTACCACGAAAATTCGCAAAAACAAAAAATTAAGTGAATTACCTATCGTACTGGTAACCGCTCTCGAATCGCGTGAAGATCGTGAACACGGTATTGATGTTGGAGCCAACGCTTACATTGTAAAGAGTAGTTTCGATCAAAGTAATTTGTTGGAGGTGATTAAAAAACTTTTGTAA
- the cheB gene encoding chemotaxis-specific protein-glutamate methyltransferase CheB, which translates to MIKVLIVEDSPVMQQLLSYTISADPDIQVVGIVENGEEAIEAVKKLHPDIIAMDMHMPKLDGRQTTRIIMETNPTPIVIVTGSSTGKEATFSFDMIAEGALAVIKKPPSVDHPEFKKEAQGLIQTLKLMSEVKLVRRIAHSTRENGLVKPIIEKEISKESEIQIVAIGASTGGPLVLQKILSGLPKNIPVPLLIVQHISQGFTEGFVEWLNNTTNFPVHIASHGEFPLAGHGYVAPDNFHMGVERGPRIVLSNHGLENGLRPSVAYLFRTVAQVFGSGAVGILLTGMGRDGAEELKMMKKNGAITFAQDKESSVVHGMPGEAIKFNAAMHILPPEDIITTLTALFKK; encoded by the coding sequence ATGATTAAAGTTCTTATAGTGGAAGATTCACCGGTAATGCAGCAATTGCTTTCCTATACAATTAGCGCCGATCCAGATATACAGGTTGTTGGAATTGTTGAAAATGGTGAAGAAGCCATTGAAGCAGTTAAAAAATTGCATCCTGATATAATAGCAATGGATATGCATATGCCAAAATTAGATGGACGGCAGACAACACGTATAATAATGGAAACCAACCCTACACCAATTGTAATTGTTACTGGTAGTTCAACAGGGAAAGAAGCTACTTTTTCATTTGATATGATTGCAGAAGGGGCTTTGGCCGTAATTAAAAAACCGCCAAGTGTAGATCACCCCGAATTTAAAAAAGAGGCACAAGGGTTAATACAAACATTAAAACTAATGTCTGAAGTGAAATTGGTCAGACGTATTGCACATAGTACGAGAGAAAATGGGCTAGTCAAACCCATAATTGAAAAAGAAATTAGTAAAGAATCGGAAATTCAGATTGTTGCTATCGGTGCTTCCACGGGTGGTCCACTTGTTTTACAAAAAATTCTTTCAGGACTCCCTAAAAATATTCCAGTTCCACTTTTAATTGTTCAGCACATCTCACAAGGATTCACTGAGGGTTTTGTTGAATGGCTTAATAATACAACAAATTTTCCAGTTCATATAGCATCTCATGGTGAATTCCCGCTTGCGGGACATGGTTATGTGGCTCCGGATAATTTTCACATGGGAGTTGAAAGAGGTCCTAGAATTGTACTTAGTAACCACGGATTAGAAAATGGTCTGCGGCCATCAGTTGCTTATCTCTTTCGTACTGTGGCACAAGTCTTCGGATCTGGTGCTGTAGGTATTTTGCTAACCGGGATGGGACGTGATGGTGCTGAGGAGCTAAAAATGATGAAAAAAAACGGGGCCATTACTTTCGCTCAAGATAAAGAAAGTTCTGTGGTGCATGGTATGCCCGGAGAAGCAATAAAATTCAATGCGGCAATGCATATTCTTCCTCCTGAAGATATAATAACAACATTAACTGCTTTATTTAAAAAGTGA
- a CDS encoding response regulator, which yields MKNIKNSEDDVVQILIAEDSSTQAEQLKYLLEKYNYKVIVAKDGKEALNLLNEFKPAIIITDIVMPEMNGYELCKEIKSNESTIDIPVILLTSLSRSEDILEGISCGADNFITKPYHDDYLISHIEQIIANRKFNKSERVRVGVEIIFGGKRRFISATQQQMLTLLISTYEAAVQRNNELIQAQEELKAINENLEELVLERTNELLAEIDIRKNAEKRIIKLNRIYAVLSNINKAIVRVRDIDQLFQDTCNIAIDEGKFQSAWIGIVNNETNKIETFAAAGLANELIEVSPYQNPVTGVISSGKHFISNSINTDKSIPEIWKRNSLSLGFRSFAAFPLIVFGKVTGGFCIYSNEVDFFDEIEISLLDEMATDVSFALEYIQNEIERKKADLLIQENTEQLKVQNIELHELIKELSQTNTELVIAKEKAEESDRLKTAFLHNISHEIRTPMNAIIGFSEFLNDLEFLPEKRKHFTDIIVQNCYQLLSIISDIISIATIEAGQAKITENEVDLNSTLRLLHEQFLLKDQKKNVILILKNTLLNGEVNITSDETKLVQILTNLIGNALKFTQQGYVNFGYKLKSNELEFFVEDTGIGIPPEMHQVIFNRFRQVDDTAQQFGGSGLGLSISKAYVELMGGKMWLKSELGKGSTFYFTIPYKKVQRTTLLGKQSINAIKFENKTTITLLIAEDEESNFMLLEEFLTGLNIEIVWAKNGLEAIEICKTQGIDLILMDLKMPVMDGYEATMRIKNFKPNMPVIAQTAYTTDLDRNKALACGCSDFITKPLKRELLISKIKKHLK from the coding sequence ATGAAAAACATTAAGAATTCAGAGGATGATGTTGTGCAAATTTTAATAGCTGAGGACAGCTCAACTCAAGCAGAACAATTAAAATACCTTCTTGAGAAGTACAACTACAAGGTAATAGTGGCTAAGGATGGCAAGGAAGCACTCAATCTTTTAAACGAATTCAAACCAGCTATAATTATCACCGATATTGTTATGCCGGAGATGAACGGTTATGAGCTATGTAAAGAAATAAAATCAAATGAAAGTACTATAGACATTCCCGTTATATTGCTTACATCTCTCTCTCGTTCGGAGGATATACTTGAAGGCATTTCTTGCGGAGCCGATAATTTTATCACTAAACCTTATCACGACGATTATCTCATCTCACATATTGAACAAATTATAGCAAATAGGAAGTTCAACAAAAGTGAGAGGGTTAGGGTTGGTGTGGAAATAATATTTGGTGGTAAACGACGTTTTATCTCGGCCACCCAGCAGCAAATGCTTACATTACTCATTTCAACGTATGAAGCAGCGGTCCAAAGAAATAATGAGTTAATTCAGGCACAAGAAGAATTAAAAGCAATTAATGAAAACCTAGAAGAGTTAGTGCTAGAAAGAACTAATGAACTTTTGGCGGAAATTGATATTCGCAAAAACGCTGAAAAACGGATTATCAAATTAAATCGCATTTACGCCGTACTCAGTAATATCAATAAAGCAATTGTAAGAGTTCGTGATATCGATCAGCTATTCCAAGATACTTGTAACATCGCTATCGATGAAGGAAAATTTCAAAGTGCGTGGATTGGAATCGTAAATAATGAGACAAATAAAATTGAAACCTTTGCAGCTGCTGGCTTAGCAAATGAGTTAATAGAGGTGAGTCCTTATCAAAATCCTGTTACAGGGGTAATAAGTTCTGGGAAACACTTTATATCCAATAGTATAAATACCGATAAAAGTATTCCTGAAATTTGGAAGCGGAATTCTTTGTCTTTGGGATTTAGATCATTTGCCGCATTTCCTCTTATTGTTTTTGGAAAAGTAACGGGAGGTTTTTGTATCTATTCCAATGAGGTTGATTTTTTCGATGAAATAGAAATTTCTCTACTTGATGAAATGGCCACTGATGTTTCATTTGCACTTGAATACATTCAGAATGAAATTGAACGCAAAAAAGCAGACCTCCTTATTCAAGAGAATACTGAGCAGCTCAAAGTTCAAAACATTGAATTGCATGAATTAATAAAAGAACTTAGTCAGACCAATACTGAATTAGTTATTGCCAAGGAAAAAGCCGAAGAGAGCGATCGCTTAAAAACAGCCTTCCTACACAACATCTCTCACGAAATTCGTACCCCCATGAATGCAATTATTGGGTTTTCCGAATTCCTTAACGACCTTGAGTTTCTTCCCGAAAAGCGTAAACATTTTACCGATATCATTGTACAAAATTGCTACCAACTACTTTCTATTATCTCTGACATAATAAGCATTGCTACCATCGAGGCGGGTCAGGCAAAAATTACAGAAAATGAGGTCGATCTTAATTCAACCTTAAGACTTCTACACGAACAATTCCTGCTAAAAGACCAAAAGAAAAATGTTATCCTTATCCTAAAAAATACGTTACTCAATGGCGAGGTAAACATTACATCCGATGAAACAAAACTCGTCCAGATACTAACTAATCTTATTGGCAATGCGCTAAAATTCACACAACAGGGGTATGTAAATTTTGGTTACAAATTAAAAAGTAACGAACTCGAATTTTTTGTTGAGGATACAGGCATCGGCATCCCACCTGAAATGCACCAAGTAATATTTAATCGCTTTCGTCAGGTCGATGATACCGCACAACAATTCGGTGGTTCGGGTTTAGGCTTGTCTATCTCAAAGGCGTATGTAGAACTTATGGGTGGTAAAATGTGGTTAAAGTCTGAATTAGGCAAAGGATCAACTTTCTATTTTACTATCCCCTACAAAAAAGTTCAAAGAACTACTTTATTAGGAAAGCAGTCCATTAACGCTATAAAATTTGAAAACAAAACAACTATAACCCTTTTGATTGCCGAGGACGAAGAATCTAATTTCATGCTACTGGAAGAATTTTTGACAGGATTAAATATCGAAATAGTTTGGGCGAAAAATGGTTTAGAAGCAATTGAAATTTGCAAAACACAGGGTATCGATTTGATATTAATGGATTTAAAAATGCCAGTGATGGATGGCTATGAAGCTACAATGAGAATAAAAAATTTTAAACCAAATATGCCAGTTATTGCCCAAACAGCATACACAACAGATTTAGATAGGAATAAAGCCCTTGCATGTGGATGCTCTGATTTTATTACTAAACCTTTAAAACGAGAACTCTTAATTTCTAAAATAAAAAAACATTTGAAATAA